In Candidatus Zixiibacteriota bacterium, the sequence AGCGGTACCGGCAGCGGGCCAAAGGCGCGGGTTATGCCAATGCCTGGGTGGTGTTGGTGAATATCAACGTGCGGCAGGCTGCGCCGCTGTATGAGGGGGCGCCGTCTCGACCGATTGACAGCACAGCCGCGAGACCCGCGGTTGAGCCGGAAGCAGGCCCCCCGGAGGAGTAGGCTGGAAGTTCGACGGATCACCTACGGCAGTCCGCAGGCCGATGTTATCGCGAAGGCCGTCAACGTGTTGCGGGGGGACGGTCTGGTAGTGGCCCCGACCGAGACTCGATATGGGCTGCTGTGCCGGGCACAATCTTCCAACGCCGTAGCCGGTTTGGTACGCGCCAAGGGTCGAGATCCCCATCAAGCCATGGCTGTGTTTGTAGAGTCGATTGGCGATTTGTGGCGGCTCGGAGAGCGGACAGTTGCTGCAGAGAGACTGGCGGAGTCGTTCCTGCCGGGACCGCTGACGCTGGTGCTTCGAGCGCGAGTGGACTGGCCGGCGCCGGTGGTCGTGGACGGAAGGATCGGTTTGCGCCTGACGGACGCACCGGTTATATTAAAGATTCTGCGCGAGATCGGCGAGGAGCTGACCGCAACCTCGGCCAACCGGTCCGGTTCGGCGGACCTTGTTTCGATCAATGAAATCGCGGCCGAGCTGGGGAACGCAGTCGATCTGTATCTCGATGCAGGGACGCTCGACAAGCCGCTGTCGACCGTGGTCGACGGGTCGGTGAACCCGCCGGTGGTTCTGCGCGAAGGGGCGATTGCCCGCGCGCGGATTGAGACAGCTTTAGAGACAGGACCGCAGCTGATGTCAGACAAGTACGTAATCCTGTTCGTGTGCACCGGCAACACGTGCCGATCGCCCATGGCGCACGGCGCGCTGCGAGTGCTTTTGGAGAAGGAACGGCCCGGGAAGTTCGAGATCGAATCGTCGGGCATCGCGGCGGCGGCCGGATTTCCGGCGACCATGTACGCCATTGAAGCGGCGCGGATGTGGGACGCCGACCTCCGTACGCACTCCTCGCAGCCGTTGTCGCGCGCGCAGATCGACCGCGCCGACCTGATACTCGGGATGTCGCCGGAACACGTGCGCGAGATTATCCGCCAGGTGCCCGGCGCGGCCGACAAGACATACTTGTTCAAAAACTTCCCGGATCACGCGAAAAACGGCGAACCGGTCGATGATCCGATCGGCCAGTCGCTCGACCGATACAACGAGACTTTCCTGGAGATCGGCGAATATATGGGCAAATACCTGCCCGAGATTGTAAAAAGGATTGATGCGAAGACCAATGCCGAAAAGTAGCCTGCTGCAGAAGATCATGGTGGTGATGGTGGTGCTGGCCGGTATGATGCCGGTCGTGTTCTTCGCATCGATCGAGATGGGGATCGCCGAGCCTACGACGCCCGCCCCGACTCCCGGCGCCGCGACCGGGGTCGATCGGTTTGTCGACAATATCGCGTTCGGGGTGGGCGAGAAGCTGTCGTTCGACGTCAACTACGGATTCATCAACGCCGGGACCGCGTCGCTCGAGGTGCTTCGATTGATCGAATACGAGGGGCGCCCCAGTTACCAGATCGTCTCCCGCGCCCAGTCCAACAGTTTCTTCTCCACTTTTTTCAAGGTGGACGACCGGATCGAGTCGATCATCGATGCGGTCGGTCTTTTCAGCTGGCGGTTCGAGAAAAGCCTTCGCGAAGGAAACTACCGGGCGGACCGGCAGTACGCATTCGACCAGCGTAACAATTTTACCGTGTACAAAGACGATACGATTGCGGTGGAACCGTGCGTGCAGGACGCGCTGTCGTCGCTGTATTTCGTCCGGACGCAGCCGCTGGAAGTGGGGAAGTCCGTGTTCGTGCCGGTGTTTGTCGACGGCCGCAAAATGGACATGGAAGTGAAGGTCCATCGCACGGAGCAGATCACGGTCGGCGCCGGGACGTTTGACTGCCTGGTCGTGGAGCCCATGACATCGTCGGTGGGCGTCTTCAAGAACGAAGGCAAGCTGACCGTGTGGTTGACGAACGACCGGCTTCGCATGCCGGTGCTGATGAAATCAAAGGTGCTGGTCGGCTCGATCAGCGCCGAACTGACTGATTTTACGCTGGGAGAGATCGGCAATTTCTAACCGCCGCGCCGCCGTGGCTCCGCTGAATAACACCGTGTTTGCCGCTGGAGACGGACGGGATGGAAGGACGGAGATTCTTGTATGGCCAAGTTAGTCGAGTGTGTTCCCAATTTTTCCGAAGGGCGTCGGCCCGAAGTCATTGACGCAATCTGTGCCGCCATCACGGCCGACGACGGCGTGATTTTGCTCGACCGGGAGATGGACGCCGATCACAACCGCGCGGTCGTGACGTTCGTCTGCAGCCCCGACCGCGCTGTGGATGCGGCCTTTCGGGGGTATCAGAAAGCCGCCGAGCTTATCGACATGACCACGCACAAGGGCGAGCATCCCCGCATGGGCGCCTGCGATGTCTGCCCGTTTATTCCCATATCGGAGATGGCGGTCGAGGATGCGGTCGAACTGGCGCACCGTCTCGGGAAACGGGTCGGCGAGGAATTGAATATACCGGTTTACCTGTACGAAGACGCCGCCACGTCGAAGAAGCGCAAGAATCTCGCGCAGGTTCGCCAGGGGCAGTACGAAGGCATTCGCGACTCAATCGAAACCGATCCGTCGCGCAAACCCGACTACGGGCCGGCCCGGATGAATCTCAAAGCGGGGGCCACCGCGATCGGCGTTCGGTTCCCGCTCGTCGCCTTCAATGTCTATCTCGGCACCAACAACAAAGTGATCGCCGACAAGATCGCCGACGCCGTTCGGTCGCTGAAGGGCGGCTACCGGTTCGTGAAGGCGCTGGGCTTTGAGATCAAGGAACGCAACCAGGTGCAGATTTCGATGAACCTGGTCAACTATACCAGGACCCCGATTTTCCGCGTGTTTGAAACGATCAAGAGCGAAGCGGCCCGCTACGGCGTGGCCGTGACCTCCTCGGAAGTCATCGGCCTGCTGCCCAACGACGCAATCGTCGATGTCGCCGATTTCTACCTGCGGCTGGAGAATTTCTCGAAGAACCAGATTCTGGAAGAGAAGCTCCGGCAGGCGGGAGGGGGCTCTTCGGGCGGCGGCGGGCAGCAGTCGTTTGTGGACGACGTGGCGTCATCCTCGCCCGCGCCCGGCGGCGGGTCGGTCTCGGCGTTCGCCGGGTCACTGGCGGCGGCCCTGGCGGCGATGGTGTGTCGCCTGACGGTCGGCAAAAAAGCTTATGCCGCGGTCAAAGAGGAGCTTTCCGACGTACGAGACCGTGCCGACGCGCTGCGGTCGGAGTTGACCGCGCTGGTGGTGAAAGACAAGGAAGCTTTCGAGGCGGTGATGGCCTCGTTCAAGGTCGGCGGCGAACAACTGGAGAAAGCGACCAAACACGCCGCGGAAGTCCCGCTGACGGTGATGAAGAAGTCGGTCGCGGCCATGGAACTCGCCCTGCTGGTCGCACAAAAGGGAAACAAGAACTCTATCTCCGACGCCGGCGTGGCGGGTCTTATGGGTCATGCGGCGATCGAGGGTGCGGGGTACAACGTCCGGATCAATCTGGGCTCGCTGAAGGATACGGCGATCGTCGAGGCAATGAAGGCCGAGGTGACGCAGCTTCGCGCCCGAGGCGAACAACTGGCGCGCGAGATCCGGGCGACGGTCGAAGCGGCGTTGTAACGTATGGCGGATACAATCGACCTCCACATGCACACCACGATGTCGGACGGCAAGAAGTCGCCGGCCGAGCTTCTGGAGTTGGTGCGTCGTTCGGGGGTCGTCGCGTTCTCGGTCACCGATCACGACACGCTGGAAGGATACCGGGAGACGCGCGCGCTTCTTCAGGCAGACGATCCTGAACTGGTACCGGGGATCGAGTTGTCGGCAAAAATCGGCGAGCGTGACGTTCACCTGCTGGCCTACCTGTTTGATCCCGATCACGCCGCTCTGAACAGCGCGCTGGGCGATTTTCGCGCCAAGCGGGAGCGCCGGGGCCGTATGATCGTGGAGAAGCTCGAAGCGCTGGGAGTCACGGTGCCGTTCGAAGCGGTGGAACTGGCGGCGGGCGACGGCGTGATCGGTCGGCCGCATATCGCCGACGCCATGCTGGCCAGCGGGGCCGTCCGAACGTACGAAGAGGCTTTTCGCAAATACATCAGCAACGGCGGCCCGGCGTACATTCCCAAGGCCAAACTGACGCCGCAGGAGGCGATCGACTTGGCGCACGATGCAGGTGGCGTAGCGGTGCTGGCTCATCCGTTTATCGACGACATGTACGAGCATTTGTCCATGCTGGTGGATCTCGGACTTGACGGTATAGAGGTGTACCATTATTCGCACAAGGCAGCCGATGTAGACCGGGCGCGCGAACTGGCGCGTCGCTACAACCTGCTGCCGTCGGGCGGATCCGACTTTCATGGGAGAGAGAGCAGGAATTCCATCATCGGCACCTGGCCGGTTCCGACGGCGTTCCTTGACGGTCTGAAAACACGGGCACAAGCGATTCGAGGCAATACGTGAAGCATGTCATGATTACTTTGCTGGTGTGCGCGATTGCGGGGTACGCATCGGCCGCCGATCGACTGTTTACCGAGAAGCAAACCGAAGACATCATCGCCAACGGCCTCTGGCTGCTCGGCCGCAGCGAACAACCCTCCGATACGCTCGCAGCGTACCTGCACGAACACGAAGACAGCGACTACCCGCTGTTGAAATGCGGAACGCCGATGCTGATGGATTTGAAGCTTGTGGCCACGCAGGAGCGCCGCGCCGAGCTTGCCTCGATGCTGGCCAATCCTCGTCCCGACGGCCTCGAGTTCACCTATGATTCCCCCGGCGGCGCGTTCAAAATCCACTACACCAAAACCGGCCTCAGCGCGTGTTATCAGCCAACGGTGGACAGCGACGGCGACGGCGTGCCGAACTATATCGAGAGCATGGCGGCGATCGCGGATTCGGTGCACAATCGCATCGTAAGCGTGATGGGCTACCCGGCCCCGCCCGACGATTCGTTTTATCCGGAGGGGGGAGACAGCCGGTACGATATTTACGTCCGCAACCTGCCGTCATCGATCTACGGCCAGACCGTTCCTGATTCTATCAGTCTTGCGCCCGGACCGGACGCCCAGCGGGCGACGTCATTCATGGAACTGGACAACGACTACTCACACGTGGCCGCCTACAGGCTCCGGCCGCTCGACGCGGTTCGCGTGACTATGGCGCACGAGTATTTTCATTCCGTTCAATTCAGCATTGATTATTTCGAAGCCGAGTTCATCCCGATCGGCGGCGGGCAGGTGTTTGTCTCCCGCTACTGGATGGAGATGTCGTCCGTCTGGATGGAAGAGCACATATACGACGCGATCAATGATTACTACGCCTATCTGCCGGTGTTTTTCAATAACCCGCTCACGTCGATTCAGAGTTTCCGGACGGCGTTCGACCTTCACCCGTACGCATCGGGTATATTCGGCGTGTTTCTCGAGGAGCGGTACGGGGCGAGTCTCATCCGCAACATCTGGCTGCGCTGCGGCGAACTTGGCCCGGGACCGGACCTCACGGTGGCCTCGCAGCAGATCATCGATTCCGCCACAACGGGCGCGCAATCGTGGGTGAGTACGATGCGTGAATTCGCGCTGTGGAACTATTTTACGGGCAGCCGCGCGTCATCGGCTCCGGCCGGGATCGGTTACTCCGAGCGGAGCGCGTACCCGGCTATTCCCGATACGAGGATTGCGCGGCATTTTGATTACCCTCTGAGCATCCTCAATTCAGACAATGATTATCGTCCGGAACACAACGCCGCGGCCTATGTCCGGTTTGAGGAGGTAGCGGGAACGCTTACACGATTCTGGACCTGCAACTCCGGACCGTTCAGCGGCGGGTGTACCGACTCGACCGAAGTATTCGACACGACCGGGTGGGACCCGCTGTCTGAATTCAATCGGATCGATACCGGTTTTTCGGTGCGACTTCGCTACGACACGAACGGATTCTCGCGACCGTGGGGATTCACGGTCGTGACGCAGCTCGACGCCGATCCCGCGGTGTACGAAGCCGAGCAGTTTGTTTTGCCGGTCACCGATACGTTGAATTTTGCGACCGTCGAAACCGCCGGTTCGGCGCGCTACCGGTCGATCCTGTATATCCTGTCGTGGGCGTCGGAAGACATTACCATGTACACAGCCGGCTCCGATACGGTGTTTTTGAGTTACGCAGTGCGTGAAAACAGCGCCATCGATTCCAACCTGATCAACGTCCCCTCGGCCGTGCTCACGCCGTATCCGAATCCCGCCGTGATAGCGGAGATGTCGCTGCCCGAGGTGCGGTTTCGATTCATCGTGCAGACCGACAGCACCAGCGCGCCGATCTATGACTTCCCGTTGATGGTCGTCGATTTATTCACTATTGCGGGCGAGTATGTCGCGACCGTCGAGCGTGCGGTGACCGATCCGCAGATCGATCGTAACAACCGGGGCGAGTACACGATCAACTGGGACATGAAAAACAGTTCCGGCGCCGACGTGGCCTCAGGCGCGTATATCGCGTTTGCACGGCTGTACAACGACAGCCGGAAGTCCGAGCTGCTGGCCGAGGACAAGGTGAAGGTGGCGATTATCCGATGATATCCGCGCCCCGGTTGCTTGCCCGGATTGCGCTGTTTTCGGCCCTGGCATACGTGGTCGGCTGGGCCTGCTACTACATACCCAACGTCAATCTGATCTTTTTCGTGGCATTCTCCGCGGGCTTTTTGTGGGGCGTGCTGCCGGGGGTGGCGGTGGCGATTGTCGGCGAAGCGTTGTTCAGCGCGTTTAATCCCGGCGGGCCGGCCGACCCGGTGGTGTTTGCGGCGCAGGTTGTCGGCATGGGGTTCAGCGGCCTGATCGGCGGGCTGTTCCGTGCGGGCCGTTGGCATGAACGGCTGCGACCGGTCCGTATCGGGGCGCTGGCGGTCGCGGCGGCAGTTGTCACGATCCTGTTTTATCTGCCGGTCAACAGCGCGGACGCGTGGGTGTATCAGCCGTTCTGGCCCCGGTTCACGGTCGGCCTGGTGGCGGCCATTCCGACACTGGTATCCAACATGCTCGCTTTCCCGTTGCTTTTCGGTATCACCCGGCACTTATATGACCGAGAGCGGGTCAACGCATGGTCAAGATAGTTATCACATGTCTGGCGTTTTTCGCGTGTGCCGCGCCACTCTCCGCACAGGTTACTGCCGATTCCAGCCGCGTGCCGGTTGATACGGCGGCGGTCCCGACGGACACGGCGCGCGACGCCGTCCCCCCGCGGCCCGACACGACCCGGTCGGATACGCTGACGGATGTCGAGAAAGCGCAGCAGCGGTTCGAAGAACGCTATCGGCAGGCCCAGCAGGAGCGCGAGCAGGAACGACCGTACGTGCTGCCGGTCAGCTATTTCGATTCGCTGGCCGGATATTTCGCGCCGCGACGGCTCGACATGCGCGAGGTGATCGACCGCTCGTTTTACCATGACGCCGGCGACTACTTCCGGTTTTCGCCGGGTTTCTTCCTCGTGGACCGGCAGGTGACCCCGATGCGCAAGACGGTGCAGCCGTATACGCTGGCGGGGAACCGTTTGAATGTGCTGCACGACGGCACGCAGTTGCACCCGTTCGAACACACGATCGAACCCGACGGGCTTGTCGATATGAATGATATCCCCACGGCGCTCGATGGGCA encodes:
- a CDS encoding L-threonylcarbamoyladenylate synthase; its protein translation is MRGRRLDRLTAQPRDPRLSRKQAPRRSRLEVRRITYGSPQADVIAKAVNVLRGDGLVVAPTETRYGLLCRAQSSNAVAGLVRAKGRDPHQAMAVFVESIGDLWRLGERTVAAERLAESFLPGPLTLVLRARVDWPAPVVVDGRIGLRLTDAPVILKILREIGEELTATSANRSGSADLVSINEIAAELGNAVDLYLDAGTLDKPLSTVVDGSVNPPVVLREGAIARARIETALETGPQLMSDKYVILFVCTGNTCRSPMAHGALRVLLEKERPGKFEIESSGIAAAAGFPATMYAIEAARMWDADLRTHSSQPLSRAQIDRADLILGMSPEHVREIIRQVPGAADKTYLFKNFPDHAKNGEPVDDPIGQSLDRYNETFLEIGEYMGKYLPEIVKRIDAKTNAEK
- a CDS encoding DUF3108 domain-containing protein, with amino-acid sequence MPKSSLLQKIMVVMVVLAGMMPVVFFASIEMGIAEPTTPAPTPGAATGVDRFVDNIAFGVGEKLSFDVNYGFINAGTASLEVLRLIEYEGRPSYQIVSRAQSNSFFSTFFKVDDRIESIIDAVGLFSWRFEKSLREGNYRADRQYAFDQRNNFTVYKDDTIAVEPCVQDALSSLYFVRTQPLEVGKSVFVPVFVDGRKMDMEVKVHRTEQITVGAGTFDCLVVEPMTSSVGVFKNEGKLTVWLTNDRLRMPVLMKSKVLVGSISAELTDFTLGEIGNF
- the ftcD gene encoding glutamate formimidoyltransferase, whose protein sequence is MAKLVECVPNFSEGRRPEVIDAICAAITADDGVILLDREMDADHNRAVVTFVCSPDRAVDAAFRGYQKAAELIDMTTHKGEHPRMGACDVCPFIPISEMAVEDAVELAHRLGKRVGEELNIPVYLYEDAATSKKRKNLAQVRQGQYEGIRDSIETDPSRKPDYGPARMNLKAGATAIGVRFPLVAFNVYLGTNNKVIADKIADAVRSLKGGYRFVKALGFEIKERNQVQISMNLVNYTRTPIFRVFETIKSEAARYGVAVTSSEVIGLLPNDAIVDVADFYLRLENFSKNQILEEKLRQAGGGSSGGGGQQSFVDDVASSSPAPGGGSVSAFAGSLAAALAAMVCRLTVGKKAYAAVKEELSDVRDRADALRSELTALVVKDKEAFEAVMASFKVGGEQLEKATKHAAEVPLTVMKKSVAAMELALLVAQKGNKNSISDAGVAGLMGHAAIEGAGYNVRINLGSLKDTAIVEAMKAEVTQLRARGEQLAREIRATVEAAL
- a CDS encoding PHP domain-containing protein, which encodes MADTIDLHMHTTMSDGKKSPAELLELVRRSGVVAFSVTDHDTLEGYRETRALLQADDPELVPGIELSAKIGERDVHLLAYLFDPDHAALNSALGDFRAKRERRGRMIVEKLEALGVTVPFEAVELAAGDGVIGRPHIADAMLASGAVRTYEEAFRKYISNGGPAYIPKAKLTPQEAIDLAHDAGGVAVLAHPFIDDMYEHLSMLVDLGLDGIEVYHYSHKAADVDRARELARRYNLLPSGGSDFHGRESRNSIIGTWPVPTAFLDGLKTRAQAIRGNT